GGGCATGGACGGGAGTTCAACAAGATTGAAATCATCAACGATTACATTATTGAGAATAAGATCGTGGCTTCCTGTGCCCCTCATGGCAATGACATCCCATGTCTCATCAATGGTTAGTCCGTCTAAATCTTTATGCAGGAGAAAGAAGCCCACTTTTTGCTTTTCTTCAATCCAAGCAGATGTTAGAAAATAAGTTAATACGGGTGACATAGTGGTAAATGTTTTCCGTCCTGTTAGCACCCAAGCACCATTTTTCTTAACCGCAGTTGTTCCGGGCCGTCCGCCTCTAGTTGGACTTCCTGTTTGTGCTTCACTTACGGCCCGATTCACTAAGGCGCCGTTAAGAATTTCTTTTGCAAAAAAATCCAATCTCTCCTGATCCCAAAGTTTTGTTTCAAAGAGCTCGCCGATCACCCCGAGATTCCAGCCAATCGAAAGTGCGGTGGCTCCATCAAAACTAGCCAGTGTTTCTTGAAGGAGCACCATATCATAGACTTTTAATCCTTCTCCGCCATAAGCAGCTGGAAGAGTAATACTTGAATAGCCCATCTCCACTAGCTCCTGAATATTTTCTTCTGGAAAAATGGCCATTTCATCAATTTCCGCCGACTTACTTTTAAATTTTGCTTCTTTCTCATGCAATTTTTGTAACCATGTCTTTTGCTTTTTTGTCTTTACGAATAAGTTAAGCACGATTTCCCTCCTAGTAACCTGTTAGTTTATTATCGATGTTAATTTGATAATCCCGATATGTTTTATAGGAATAAATAATAACGAAGCACAATCGAACTGTCAAGGTATTTTATCGATTTTTATTAAAATTCTGATTAATTATTAGGATGATCCAGACAGCAGGAAGTGGTTTGCAATAAAAATCCTTTAAAGCACTCATCCTGTTGAAATATTACAAAATTACAACCACAGTTGAACATAGCTTCAATAAATATTATGTATTGTTTTAATAAAGTAAGCAGCTTTGGTTAGGAAAAGGACAAAATATTACCTACTTGAACAAGTAATAATACCGAAAGGAACTTATATCTAATTGAATTTTTCACGTTAGAGGAGTACAGTTGAAAAGTGTAAAAAAGTAGAAAGAAGGTCTTTTTGTTGAGTAAGCTGCAACAAGGCACAACAGCCTTTCGTAAAGCCAATTTTGCCCTCTTTGCAGGGGGATTTATAACTTTTTCTATACTTTATGACGTCCAGCCGTTAATGCCGATTTTCACAAAAGAGTTTCATGTCACAGCAGCAACGGGAAGTCTGACGTTGTCGGTAACGACGTTCGCTCTTGCTGTGGCAATGCTTTTTACCAGTTCTTTGTCTGAAGCATGGGGAAGGAAACCGATTATGGCTGCTTCCTTAATCCTTTCCTCCCTCATTGTCATCTTAACTGCCTTCAGTCCCACATTTGGGTCGTTAATCAGCTTTCGCATCCTGCAAGGAATCGTTCTTGCGGGTCTGCCGGCCATCGCTATGGCTTATTTGAGTGAAGAAGTCGACCCAAAAAGTCTTGGTATTGCTATGGGGATTTATATTAGCGGGAACTCCATTGGTGGTATGGCAGGAAGAATTATTACCGGCTCTGTTACGGACTTTTTTTCTTGGCGGGTTGCAATGGGGAGTATTGGGGTGATTAGCCTCGTGCTTAGTCTGTGGTTCTGGTTTAATCTGCCGAGATCCAACTATTTTACACCAAAGTCATTGAAATTAAATACGTTAGTCAAATCAATGGTAGGTCATTTAAAAGACCCGGCATTATTATGTTTATTTTCTATTGCTTTTATCTTAATGGGAAGCTTTGTCACGTTGTATAACTATATTGGCTTTGAATTAATGGCACCACCTTATCAATTGAGCCAGACAATAGTCGGTTGGATTTTTATTGTTTATTTAACTGGCACCTTTAGTTCAACATGGATGGGGCGGCTCTCTGATACGCTTGGCCGCCGGAAGGTCTTATGGCTTGGCTTGGTCATTATGGTTACTGGAGCGGCATTGACACTTGTAGAACCTTTGGTGTTAAAGATAATCGGTATCGCTATTTTTACCTTTGGCTTTTTTGGCGCCCATTCGATCGCTTCAAGCTGGGTGGGGCGAAGAGCACAAACTGCGAAAGCCCAAGCTTCTTCGCTTTATTTATTTTTTTATTATTTTGGATCGAGCACGGCAGGTACTGCCGGCGGATTTTTCTGGTCGAATTTCGGCTGGGGTGGAGTAATTGGCTTTATTATTTGTTTATTGCTGTTAGCCTTTCCTTTATCGATTAAGCTTTCATCGGTGCCGGTAAAGAACTTGCAGACGAAATAAATGGTGCTCATGCTATTGAGAAAAAGACTTACAAAGGAAAAATCCCATCTGCTCGAGAAGATGGGATTTTTCTTGTTCATTGAATGGCTGGAAATTTTATTTTGACGGTGAACTCCTGGTCTTTATAGACGAAGTCTAAAAAGCCGTGGTGGTCATTTACGATATCCTTAATGATCTTCGTCCCAAGTCCCTCATGACCGTTCGTTTTTGTTGTTTTTCCGTAGCTTTGGAACAGTCCATCCAAGATGGGAGTTGGAATTGACAGACTATTATTTTTACAAATTAATAGGAACAAACCGCTTCGTTTATAAAATTGCAGTGTGATTACAGCCTGTTGCTTATGTTCCTTTTGCCAGTCTTCACTAGCCTCGATACTATTTGATAACAGATTTCCAAGCAGTTTCACCATGACGGTATCAGGGAGTGGTAATGTGGATAGCGGCAGGTCGAAATCATAGACAACCGCAATTCCTGCTGTTTTGGCACGCCGATACATTTGATGCAAGCTCCCGGCAACGATTCCCTGTTCCCCTTTAATGGAAAGATTCGTTTCTTCATAGCCGTCGACTAACTCATCCAGATACGCTTTTGCCTCACCGTGTTTTCCAGTTTCAAGCATAAAGTGAATGGCGGAAACATGTTTGAGAAAATCATGCCGTTCACTGCGGACAATGCGAAATGTTTCATTAAAATGGGCAGTTTGTTCCCTAAAAAGATGATTCTCTCGGGTTAATGCAGCCAGACTTTGTGCAACGGAAAGCCTAATGTATTCAATTCCGATAAAGAGGATTAACAGCACGAGATAAACCCACGATGGCTTCAAGGACGTATAAATCAGTACAAGCAGCAGCTGCGAGCCAAATAACAGTGAGTTCCATTTTACTCCCAAAATCGAAATGTGAGTGATACTTTTTTTATAAAAATAATAGAAAATCATGATTACGAGTAAACAAGTTAAATAGAAAGGAATGTTCCATGGCAGCATTAACGTGAGCATTTGAAGATGTACCGTGCCCAGTATAGCTAACGCCAACCAATATAAAATTATCAACTTCAAGTTCATTTCCTGCCTTTAAAAATAATTTTCTTGTATAAAATCTACTTTTTCTTTAGTAATCATCGCTTGTTCCTCAATTCCTTCAAACGTCACGATATAGGAATTCTTTGCATACAGGGAAAAATTTTTTACATAGTGGATATTGATAATGAACGATCGGTGCGAGCGGATAAAATCCCTTTCCCTTAGTTCGCCCTCTAATTCGTTAAGAGTTTGATAGGTTTTAATCAAACCCGACTTTGTATAAATGGTTGAGGAACGGCCGGATCTTTCAATAAAAATAATATCCTTCTTCTGAATGATATGAATATCGTTTTTTTGTTTTAAATAAAGCCTGCCGGCAATATCAGCCGACTTTGTCTTCTCCTTTAAGCGTTCGATCGATTTGATTAAACGGTCTTTCGGATAAGGCTTCATAATATAGTCATGGACATTCAATTCAAAGGCATGAACTGCATAGCCGCTGTTGGCCGTCACAAAGATAACTGAAATACTAAGGGCATGTGAATGAATAATGTCTGCTAGCTCATATCCGGATAAACTTGGCATTTCAATATCAGCAATTAATAAATTAATTGATTCTTTTTTGATATGCTCATAGGCTTCCTCCGCAAAGGTAGTTGAGAAAACTATCTCTACATCTGGTATTCCAGCGACAATCGCATTTAATTTATCTAAATCAATGAATCGATCATCGACCAGACCAACCTTCATCATAATAGAGCCACACCTTTAACCATTTAGAATTTCCTTTAATAGAATCTTCTTTATTTTACCATTATTAAAGTGGAATTTGGCATTTTCGCGACAGGAAATGGACGATTCGCGACATAAGTGCAGATTTCCTTTTCGTTTATTTGTATGATGACATCAAGAAACAAAACAGATGGGGTGGAATGAAATGATTGAGATCCAAGAGGTAACGAAGAAATTTCAAGATAAAAAGAAATTCATCACGGCATTGAAGCATGTCTCTTTTTCCGTAAAAGAAGGGCAGGTGGTCGGTCTGCTTGGGGAGAACGGTGCTGGCAAAACGACGTTACTAAGAACGGTTGCTACACTTCTTACGCCGACAGAGGGGACGGTAACGGTTGCTGGCTTTGACACGATCAAGAATGCAAATGATGTGAAAAAAAGAATCGGGGTATTATTTGGCGGAGAAACGGGCCTATATGATCGCTTGACCGCCAGAGAAAACTTAGAATACTTTGCAGCACTATATGGATTAAGTAAGCATGAAACGAAGGTGCGCATTGATGACCTGTCAAGGATGTTCGGTATGCGCGATTATTTGAACCGGAAAGTTGGCGGCTTCTCTAAAGGAATGCGTCAAAAGGTTGCGATTGCGAGAACACTGATCCATAATCCTGAGATTATTCTCTTTGATGAACCGACAACCGGGTTAGATATCACATCCTCTAATGTGTTCCGCCAGCTTGTGCATCAACTAAAGCGTGATGGAAAAACGATTATTTTCTCAAGCCATATTATGGAGGAAGTATCGCTGCTTTGTGATTCTGTCGCTATGATGCATAAAGGTGAACTTGTCTATCACGGCAATCTTGAGTCACTATACAAGTCAGAGGGAAGCCGTGATTTGAACTATATTTTCATGAGTAAGCTTGTAAGGGGGAACGAACACTATGCTTCTTAAAATCTATTTAAAAGAAATAAAAGACTGCTTCCGTGATCGCCGGACGTTATTGCTGACCGTACTATTACCGGTAATCATGATGACCGGATTAACTTTTTTTTATGAAAAAATGATCTCTGATGGCAAAGGGGAAAGCTATAAGCTTGCCGTGAACGAATCGTTTGATCGCGAACTTGCAGGAATATTTACTAGTTATAAAAATATTGAACTCGTTCACTCGGCTAATCCAGCAAAAACGTTGCAGGACGGGAAAGTCCAGGCAGCACTAATCCTGGATCCTAATTTCAGTAGTAATATCGAAAATGGGGAAAAGGCGACAGTCACGATTATTGGTGACTCCTTTAGTCAGAAATCGTCTAATTTGAACAACATTGTACAAAATGTGCTGGGTGTTTACGAGAAATCAATTATTTCAGAACGGATGCAAGCAAAAGGAACAGATCCAAACCTAGTTGAACCCATTACAATTGAACAAAAGGAAATGTCGGACCAAAATCCGAATGCCAACTTAATCGCTATGCTAATTCCGTTAATTCTAGCCATAGCTATTGGGGTTGGTTCAGGTCCAGCTGCTTCCGATTTATTTGCCGGTGAAAAAGAGAAGAAGACGATGGAAGCATTATTAATGACACCGGTAAAGCGTTCAACCTTGCTGTTCTCGAAATGGCTGACAATTGCTACGGTTGGGTCAGTTACAGGGATTATCACTTTACTGGTTGTCGCTTTAGAAATTAACTTACTGACAGAAAATCTAAAAAAGGCTGTTTCTTTCGGTGACAATGTTGTTGTTATTATTGCTTTAGCTGTGTTGGTCTCCATCATTTATGCGATGTTTACTGCTTCACTTCTCATGCTCACAAGTATTATCGGCAAGACCGTAAAAGAATCACAAAGCTACAGCACACCGGTGATGATGTTAGCCATGTTCCCGACGATGATCCTCTCAAGTATCGGAATTAACGAATTATCCTTTCAGCATTTTGCTGTTCCAATATTAAATCTTTTCAGCATTCTGAAAGAACTAATATTCGGCATCATCGATTACGAACACATCCTAGTCACCTTCGCAAGCAACCTAGTCTGCATGATCCTTCTGTTTATTGTGGGCAGGATTCTATTCCTGAAGGATAAATGGGTGATGAATTAAGGGGAAGAGGTCAGTCCTCAGTGGCTTTAAAGAGCTGGGGACTGAAGCTTCTTCTATATAGATCGATTAATAGATTTAATTTTTCCGTCATCTCTTGGATGTGGCGTAATATTTTCATCCCCAGGCATATGTCTCCATTTCTTTTTAACTACGATCCGAAGCCAAGTTCCTGGAATCCAGGAAGTAATAAGGGCTAACATGACAAGGCTCGCGAAAAATTCCTGATTAATAATTCCTGCGGCGTAGGCAACGGAAGAAAGGACAATTCCAGGGCCGCCGCAGTCATTGATCGCCACCCCTAAGTTAAAACTGGTTAAACGCTATTGTGTAACTATATTAACTATAAACAAATAGGAAGGATTAGTCTTCATGACTAACCCTTCCTATTGTTTTGAGTGTATCTGACTATGTTAATGATTCTTTCCCTGACGGAACTGCTTTTTCTCGTTCATGTGGGATGATTAGATTAAGTATGACTGTAGCGATCGCCCCAACAGCTGTTCCGGAAGATAAGATATAGTTTGCAAAATCAGGTACGCTGTATAAGATTTCCTTCGGAAGAACCATAGTACCTACTGTAAGTAAGATTGGAACACCGATTACCATCATATTGCGGTCATCGATGACAACATGTTGAATGACTTTTAAACCGTTCATGACAATCGCCACACAAACGACACCAAAGATTCCATTAATCACCGGATCAGGAATACATGTAATGATCGCAGATAATTTAGGGATTAATCCTAAACATATCAAAATAATACCGGCAGCAATGATGGCCATTCTGCTTGCAACACCAGTAATCGCAATAATTCCAGCGTTAGAAGAATATCCTGTCATAGGTGTCCCACCGAAAAGAGATCCTACGAAACAGCCAATTCCTTCACCGACAGATGCACGGTTCAATCGTTTTTCATCTAATTCACTATCAGTAACAGTTGATACCACGAACCAAGTTCCAGTTGTTTCAATTAAAATAACCAAATAAATAAATACCATTGTTAAAATCGCTTGTAAATTAAATACTGGTTTTCCGAATGGGAAAAAGCTTGGAAATGATATCCATGATGCTTGTTTTACAGAGGAGAAATCAACGGTTCCAAAAAGTGATGCAGTAATTGTTCCAGCGATGATGGCTAGGATAACCGAAACTAAGCGGAAAAATGTGCCATACCCCTTTGCCTTACGTCCAAGAAGAATACAGATGATTAAAACCGCAGCAGAAACAAATGCAATCAATACATTGTGTCCTACATTTCCAGGTGCATGGTAAATACTATTAAATGCATTAGGCATTAATGAGATCCCTACAATGACAATGACGGTTCCTCCGACAAGCGGCGGGATTATTTTTTGAACAGCTTTAGCAAACCATTTTAACGGATACCCAAGGATTGCAATAATTAAGGCCCCAGGAAGGAGGCTGCCAAAAACAGCACCTAATCCAAGCTTACCTCCTATTGCTGCTAACGCTCCGATAGGGACATAGGAAGGACCTTGAACGACTGGCAGCCGCAAGCCGCCAATGGTTTGAATGAGTGTTGCTAGTCCTGCTGCTAAAAAACACATTTGAATGAAGAATGTTGTATTCATTGAATCCAATGAAAGTAAACCAGCAATAATGATTGGTGCGATATACAGATCCATCGCCAGTACATGCTGCATACCAAGTAAAAAAGCTCTTCCCCAACTGATTTTTTCATTGATGCCTACTACAATGTTCGTGTTTTGCTCTTTTTGATCCACTTAATTATTCTCCTCTACTTTAAATTAATTTGAATTCAATAAACAATAAAAGAATAAAGGTACTAGGGATAATAGCATTTCAATAATGTTGAAATCACAGTAAAACATAGATGTAGAAGCAATTTTCTTTGTGATGATTCGCAGGTTTTTTACTACTGCTG
The DNA window shown above is from Neobacillus sp. WH10 and carries:
- a CDS encoding MFS transporter, which codes for MSKLQQGTTAFRKANFALFAGGFITFSILYDVQPLMPIFTKEFHVTAATGSLTLSVTTFALAVAMLFTSSLSEAWGRKPIMAASLILSSLIVILTAFSPTFGSLISFRILQGIVLAGLPAIAMAYLSEEVDPKSLGIAMGIYISGNSIGGMAGRIITGSVTDFFSWRVAMGSIGVISLVLSLWFWFNLPRSNYFTPKSLKLNTLVKSMVGHLKDPALLCLFSIAFILMGSFVTLYNYIGFELMAPPYQLSQTIVGWIFIVYLTGTFSSTWMGRLSDTLGRRKVLWLGLVIMVTGAALTLVEPLVLKIIGIAIFTFGFFGAHSIASSWVGRRAQTAKAQASSLYLFFYYFGSSTAGTAGGFFWSNFGWGGVIGFIICLLLLAFPLSIKLSSVPVKNLQTK
- a CDS encoding nucleobase:cation symporter-2 family protein, giving the protein MDQKEQNTNIVVGINEKISWGRAFLLGMQHVLAMDLYIAPIIIAGLLSLDSMNTTFFIQMCFLAAGLATLIQTIGGLRLPVVQGPSYVPIGALAAIGGKLGLGAVFGSLLPGALIIAILGYPLKWFAKAVQKIIPPLVGGTVIVIVGISLMPNAFNSIYHAPGNVGHNVLIAFVSAAVLIICILLGRKAKGYGTFFRLVSVILAIIAGTITASLFGTVDFSSVKQASWISFPSFFPFGKPVFNLQAILTMVFIYLVILIETTGTWFVVSTVTDSELDEKRLNRASVGEGIGCFVGSLFGGTPMTGYSSNAGIIAITGVASRMAIIAAGIILICLGLIPKLSAIITCIPDPVINGIFGVVCVAIVMNGLKVIQHVVIDDRNMMVIGVPILLTVGTMVLPKEILYSVPDFANYILSSGTAVGAIATVILNLIIPHEREKAVPSGKESLT
- a CDS encoding acyl-CoA dehydrogenase family protein, whose amino-acid sequence is MVLNLFVKTKKQKTWLQKLHEKEAKFKSKSAEIDEMAIFPEENIQELVEMGYSSITLPAAYGGEGLKVYDMVLLQETLASFDGATALSIGWNLGVIGELFETKLWDQERLDFFAKEILNGALVNRAVSEAQTGSPTRGGRPGTTAVKKNGAWVLTGRKTFTTMSPVLTYFLTSAWIEEKQKVGFFLLHKDLDGLTIDETWDVIAMRGTGSHDLILNNVIVDDFNLVELPSMPSGSKLNGWILHIPACYLGIAQAARDYAVHFANHHAPNSLNGPISQLPNVQQLLGEIDLELIRARHLTYSVAAAYDDVSLREYLENELGVVKHTVTNSAITIVDKAMRIVGAKSLGRNNPLQRYYRDVRAGLHNPPMDDMTIKKLALSAIEHKKSVNAR
- a CDS encoding GHKL domain-containing protein, whose amino-acid sequence is MKLIILYWLALAILGTVHLQMLTLMLPWNIPFYLTCLLVIMIFYYFYKKSITHISILGVKWNSLLFGSQLLLVLIYTSLKPSWVYLVLLILFIGIEYIRLSVAQSLAALTRENHLFREQTAHFNETFRIVRSERHDFLKHVSAIHFMLETGKHGEAKAYLDELVDGYEETNLSIKGEQGIVAGSLHQMYRRAKTAGIAVVYDFDLPLSTLPLPDTVMVKLLGNLLSNSIEASEDWQKEHKQQAVITLQFYKRSGLFLLICKNNSLSIPTPILDGLFQSYGKTTKTNGHEGLGTKIIKDIVNDHHGFLDFVYKDQEFTVKIKFPAIQ
- a CDS encoding ABC transporter permease, whose protein sequence is MLLKIYLKEIKDCFRDRRTLLLTVLLPVIMMTGLTFFYEKMISDGKGESYKLAVNESFDRELAGIFTSYKNIELVHSANPAKTLQDGKVQAALILDPNFSSNIENGEKATVTIIGDSFSQKSSNLNNIVQNVLGVYEKSIISERMQAKGTDPNLVEPITIEQKEMSDQNPNANLIAMLIPLILAIAIGVGSGPAASDLFAGEKEKKTMEALLMTPVKRSTLLFSKWLTIATVGSVTGIITLLVVALEINLLTENLKKAVSFGDNVVVIIALAVLVSIIYAMFTASLLMLTSIIGKTVKESQSYSTPVMMLAMFPTMILSSIGINELSFQHFAVPILNLFSILKELIFGIIDYEHILVTFASNLVCMILLFIVGRILFLKDKWVMN
- a CDS encoding ATP-binding cassette domain-containing protein → MIEIQEVTKKFQDKKKFITALKHVSFSVKEGQVVGLLGENGAGKTTLLRTVATLLTPTEGTVTVAGFDTIKNANDVKKRIGVLFGGETGLYDRLTARENLEYFAALYGLSKHETKVRIDDLSRMFGMRDYLNRKVGGFSKGMRQKVAIARTLIHNPEIILFDEPTTGLDITSSNVFRQLVHQLKRDGKTIIFSSHIMEEVSLLCDSVAMMHKGELVYHGNLESLYKSEGSRDLNYIFMSKLVRGNEHYAS
- a CDS encoding LytTR family DNA-binding domain-containing protein, with product MMKVGLVDDRFIDLDKLNAIVAGIPDVEIVFSTTFAEEAYEHIKKESINLLIADIEMPSLSGYELADIIHSHALSISVIFVTANSGYAVHAFELNVHDYIMKPYPKDRLIKSIERLKEKTKSADIAGRLYLKQKNDIHIIQKKDIIFIERSGRSSTIYTKSGLIKTYQTLNELEGELRERDFIRSHRSFIINIHYVKNFSLYAKNSYIVTFEGIEEQAMITKEKVDFIQENYF